A single Nocardioides bizhenqiangii DNA region contains:
- a CDS encoding sensor histidine kinase, whose product MSGFWAGSALAVGPGPDGRWHYRRSLASRVILLTMLTVGLAVAFVAVAAYATARFQMQQSLDASLLERAQDAAGADELLQIGVGEEVPSWALGAGDVRIAFLPAEGKGRVLDDGPDILLGRSELEVAQGKRESSIRTIRIEGERYRVVAVPTEHRPDLALVIAQPLEDQDRILARLGWVTIAFGGVGVLAAGLAGWLVASNGLRPVRRLTTAVERIARTEDLRRLPVEGDDEVARLANAFNMMLTALDASRVRQRQLVADASHELRTPLTSLRTNIDLLTMSGGDAPSLPPVAREELMEDIRAQIEELTTLIGDLTELARDEPVPPTVEPVDLADVVDHAVERVRRRAPDVTFEVFTRPWWVVGEAPALERAVTNLLDNAAKWSPDGGLVTVRLSDGVLTVDDQGPGIPAEERARIFDRFWRSADSRTLPGSGLGLAIVRQVAERHAGSVQAAENVGGGARLVLKLPGTEKVDA is encoded by the coding sequence GTGAGCGGGTTCTGGGCGGGGTCTGCCCTCGCGGTCGGACCGGGCCCGGACGGACGGTGGCACTACCGGCGCTCGCTCGCCAGCCGGGTGATCCTGCTGACGATGCTGACCGTCGGCCTGGCGGTCGCGTTCGTCGCCGTCGCCGCCTACGCCACCGCGCGGTTCCAGATGCAGCAGAGCCTCGACGCGTCTCTGTTGGAGCGCGCGCAGGACGCGGCGGGCGCGGACGAGCTGCTCCAGATCGGCGTCGGGGAGGAGGTCCCGTCCTGGGCGCTCGGAGCCGGCGACGTGCGGATCGCGTTCCTTCCCGCCGAGGGCAAGGGCCGGGTCCTCGACGACGGCCCCGACATCCTGCTCGGCCGGTCCGAGCTCGAGGTCGCGCAGGGAAAGCGCGAGTCCAGCATCCGCACGATCCGGATCGAGGGCGAGCGCTACCGGGTCGTCGCCGTGCCGACCGAGCACCGGCCGGACCTCGCCCTGGTGATCGCCCAGCCGCTCGAGGACCAGGACCGGATCCTGGCCCGGCTGGGCTGGGTGACGATCGCGTTCGGCGGCGTCGGCGTGCTCGCCGCCGGGCTCGCCGGCTGGCTGGTCGCCAGCAACGGCCTGCGGCCCGTGCGACGACTGACGACCGCGGTCGAGCGGATCGCCCGTACCGAGGACCTCCGCCGCCTCCCGGTCGAGGGCGACGACGAGGTCGCCCGGCTGGCGAACGCGTTCAACATGATGCTGACCGCCCTCGACGCGTCGCGGGTGCGCCAGCGGCAGCTGGTCGCCGATGCCAGCCACGAGCTGCGGACCCCGCTCACCTCGCTGCGGACCAACATCGACCTGCTCACCATGTCCGGCGGTGACGCGCCCTCGCTGCCTCCCGTGGCGAGGGAGGAGCTGATGGAGGACATCCGCGCCCAGATCGAGGAGCTGACCACCCTCATCGGCGACCTGACCGAGCTCGCCCGCGACGAGCCGGTGCCGCCCACCGTCGAGCCGGTCGACCTCGCCGACGTGGTCGACCATGCCGTCGAGCGGGTACGGCGTCGCGCCCCCGACGTCACCTTCGAGGTGTTCACCCGCCCCTGGTGGGTGGTCGGGGAGGCGCCCGCGCTCGAGCGCGCGGTCACCAACCTGCTCGACAACGCGGCCAAGTGGAGTCCCGACGGCGGCTTGGTGACCGTCCGGCTCAGCGACGGCGTCCTCACCGTCGACGACCAGGGCCCGGGCATCCCCGCGGAGGAGCGGGCGCGGATCTTCGATAGGTTCTGGCGGTCCGCCGACTCCCGCACGCTTCCCGGCTCCGGTCTCGGCCTGGCCATCGTCCGTCAGGTGGCCGAGCGTCATGCGGGTTCGGTGCAGGCGGCGGAGAACGTCGGCGGCGGCGCACGGCTGGTGCTCAAGCTGCCGGGAACGGAGAAGGTAGATGCGTGA
- a CDS encoding response regulator transcription factor, protein MSQRVPHLPRVLVVDDDRAVRESLRRSLEFNGYDVHLAGDGAEALAGIGAVAPDVVVMDVMMPRLDGLDATRALRAAGNDVPILVLTARDAVGDRVEGLDAGADDYLTKPFALQELLARLRALLRRVAPHTEGDEEEVLSFSDLTMNVTTREVTRGDRAIELTRTEFTLLEMFLRRPRRVLDRSFILEEVWGYDFPTTANSLEVYVGYLRRKTESGDEPRLIHTVRGVGYVLKES, encoded by the coding sequence GTGTCCCAGCGTGTCCCGCACCTGCCCCGCGTCCTCGTCGTCGACGACGACCGTGCGGTGCGGGAGTCGCTCCGGCGCTCGCTGGAGTTCAACGGGTACGACGTCCACCTGGCCGGTGACGGCGCCGAGGCGCTCGCCGGCATCGGGGCGGTCGCGCCCGACGTGGTCGTGATGGACGTGATGATGCCGCGGCTGGACGGGCTCGACGCGACCCGGGCGCTGCGGGCGGCCGGCAACGACGTACCCATCCTGGTGCTCACCGCTCGCGACGCCGTCGGCGACCGGGTGGAGGGTCTCGATGCCGGTGCCGACGACTACCTGACCAAGCCGTTCGCGCTGCAGGAGCTGCTCGCCCGGCTCCGCGCGCTGCTGCGCCGGGTGGCGCCGCACACGGAGGGTGACGAGGAGGAGGTGCTCTCCTTCTCCGACCTCACCATGAACGTGACCACCCGCGAGGTCACCCGCGGCGATCGCGCCATCGAGCTGACCCGCACCGAGTTCACCCTGCTCGAGATGTTCCTGCGCCGGCCGCGACGGGTGCTGGACCGCAGCTTCATCCTCGAGGAGGTCTGGGGCTACGACTTCCCGACCACCGCCAACTCACTCGAGGTCTACGTCGGCTACCTGCGCCGCAAGACCGAGTCGGGCGACGAGCCGCGGCTGATCCACACGGTGCGCGGCGTGGGATACGTGCTGAAGGAATCGTGA
- a CDS encoding fructosamine kinase family protein: MTRQPAVAGRAEQLLSSSVISTAPVAGGDVSSAVKLRLSSGRTAFLKSLTQAPPQFFEREAAGLRWLAEVDDGVATPDVLAVDSDCLILGWVETTRPGQDAASAFGRALARTHLAGAPEWGADADGYIGRLPLANQPLPTWAEFYVERRITPYLRVARDKGLVAAADADLIERAAARVGEVVPDEPAARLHGDLWNGNVLWGQEDRVVVIDPAAYGGHREVDLAMLTLFGLPQLPHVMAAYDEVAPLGDDWQERLGIHQLFPLLVHACLFGGGYGARAAKIAARYL; this comes from the coding sequence ATGACGCGGCAACCGGCTGTCGCCGGACGAGCAGAGCAGCTGCTCAGTTCGTCGGTCATCTCGACCGCGCCGGTGGCGGGTGGCGACGTCTCCAGCGCGGTGAAGTTGCGGCTGTCGAGCGGCCGGACCGCCTTCCTCAAGTCGCTGACCCAGGCCCCGCCGCAGTTCTTCGAGCGGGAGGCGGCCGGCCTGCGCTGGCTGGCCGAGGTCGACGACGGCGTCGCCACCCCCGACGTCCTCGCGGTCGACTCCGACTGCCTGATCCTCGGGTGGGTCGAGACCACCCGGCCAGGACAGGATGCGGCGTCGGCCTTCGGCCGGGCGCTCGCTCGTACCCATCTGGCCGGCGCACCGGAGTGGGGTGCCGACGCCGACGGCTACATCGGCCGGCTCCCGCTGGCCAACCAGCCGCTGCCCACCTGGGCGGAGTTCTACGTGGAGCGGCGGATCACGCCGTACCTGCGGGTCGCCCGCGACAAGGGCCTGGTCGCTGCCGCCGATGCGGACCTGATCGAACGCGCCGCCGCGCGGGTCGGCGAGGTCGTGCCCGACGAGCCGGCGGCGCGGCTGCACGGCGACCTCTGGAACGGCAACGTGCTGTGGGGCCAGGAGGACCGCGTGGTGGTCATCGACCCGGCGGCGTACGGCGGCCACCGCGAGGTCGATCTCGCGATGCTGACCCTCTTCGGGCTGCCGCAGCTGCCGCACGTGATGGCGGCGTACGACGAGGTCGCGCCGCTCGGCGACGACTGGCAGGAACGGCTCGGCATCCACCAGCTCTTCCCGCTGCTCGTGCACGCCTGCCTCTTCGGCGGCGGCTACGGCGCCCGCGCCGCCAAGATCGCCGCGCGCTATCTCTGA
- a CDS encoding phage holin family protein, protein MAVEPLREEPTIGRLVKDAQTEFSTLMRKEIQLVKSELKVSVTAGGFGSVLLLAAAFFLVLFVIILSVAAAYFINWNGEGLSLHWAFLIVAGFWLLVAVLCIWIGIRKFKQVKAPERAIEQGREIPRALKGQS, encoded by the coding sequence ATGGCCGTCGAACCGCTCCGCGAAGAGCCCACGATCGGACGTCTCGTCAAGGACGCCCAGACCGAGTTCTCCACGCTGATGCGCAAGGAGATCCAGCTCGTGAAGTCCGAGCTGAAGGTGAGCGTCACGGCCGGCGGCTTCGGCAGCGTCCTGCTGCTCGCCGCGGCCTTCTTCCTGGTGCTGTTCGTCATCATCTTGTCGGTCGCGGCCGCCTACTTCATCAACTGGAACGGCGAGGGGCTGTCGCTGCACTGGGCGTTCCTCATCGTCGCCGGCTTCTGGCTGCTGGTGGCAGTCCTCTGCATCTGGATCGGTATCAGGAAGTTCAAGCAGGTCAAGGCACCCGAACGCGCGATCGAGCAGGGACGCGAGATCCCCCGCGCGCTCAAGGGTCAGTCATGA
- a CDS encoding ArsB/NhaD family transporter, which yields MAIAAIVIFVAAYVLLMTEKVHRTKVALGGAALMLLLHITDAEKAFFDLHTGIEWNVIFLLFGMMVIVSVLRQTGVFEYVAIWAAKRSRGRPYLLMVLLVLLTAFASALLDNVTTVLLIAPVTFLVCDRLGLRSAPYIMAEVFASNIGGAATLVGDPPNIIIASPANADLEFNDFLVHMAPIIVVLLAVYCVLCRVLFRSAFTFDPEKAQSVLALNEREAITEPALLVKALVVLAVVVAAFVLHPWLHYDPAVVALLGAGLLLLITSVTTEQALEEVEWPTLLFFAGLFIMVGGLVETGVIGDISEYTAEQTEGKLPLATMVLLFGSGVLSAIVDNIPYVTSMSPIVGDLAASHGADGEVLWWALALGADLGGNATAIGASANVVALGIAARQGHPISFWEFTKYGLVVTAVTLSLCAPYLWWRYL from the coding sequence GTGGCGATCGCCGCCATCGTCATCTTCGTCGCCGCCTACGTCCTCTTGATGACCGAGAAGGTCCACCGCACCAAGGTGGCGCTCGGTGGCGCCGCGTTGATGCTGCTGCTCCACATCACCGATGCCGAGAAGGCGTTCTTCGACCTCCACACCGGGATCGAGTGGAACGTCATCTTCCTGTTGTTCGGGATGATGGTCATCGTCTCCGTGCTGCGGCAGACGGGCGTCTTCGAGTACGTCGCCATCTGGGCGGCCAAGCGAAGCCGCGGCCGCCCCTACCTGCTGATGGTCCTTCTCGTGCTGCTCACGGCGTTCGCGTCCGCCCTGCTCGACAACGTCACGACCGTGCTCCTCATAGCGCCGGTGACCTTCCTCGTCTGTGACCGGCTGGGCCTGCGGTCGGCGCCGTACATCATGGCCGAGGTGTTCGCCTCGAACATCGGCGGAGCCGCGACGCTCGTCGGCGATCCCCCGAACATCATCATCGCCAGCCCGGCGAACGCGGATCTCGAGTTCAACGACTTCCTCGTCCACATGGCGCCGATCATCGTCGTGCTGCTCGCTGTCTACTGCGTCCTGTGCCGCGTCCTCTTCCGTTCCGCCTTCACCTTCGACCCGGAGAAGGCGCAGTCGGTGTTGGCGCTCAACGAGCGGGAGGCGATCACCGAGCCGGCGCTCCTCGTCAAGGCGTTGGTCGTGCTCGCGGTCGTCGTCGCCGCCTTCGTCCTGCACCCGTGGCTCCACTACGACCCCGCCGTCGTCGCGCTGCTCGGCGCCGGCCTGCTGCTGCTGATCACGTCGGTCACCACCGAGCAGGCGCTGGAGGAGGTCGAGTGGCCGACCCTGCTGTTCTTCGCCGGCCTCTTCATCATGGTCGGCGGCCTGGTCGAGACCGGCGTGATCGGGGACATCTCGGAGTACACGGCGGAGCAGACCGAGGGCAAGCTGCCGCTCGCGACCATGGTCCTGCTCTTCGGTTCCGGCGTCCTCTCGGCGATCGTCGACAACATCCCCTACGTCACGTCGATGAGCCCGATCGTGGGCGACCTGGCGGCCAGCCACGGCGCGGACGGCGAGGTCCTGTGGTGGGCGCTGGCGCTCGGCGCCGACCTCGGCGGCAACGCCACCGCGATCGGGGCCTCGGCCAATGTGGTCGCCCTCGGCATCGCGGCCCGACAAGGGCATCCGATCAGCTTCTGGGAGTTCACGAAGTACGGCCTGGTCGTGACCGCGGTGACGCTGTCGCTGTGCGCGCCGTACCTCTGGTGGCGCTACCTCTGA
- a CDS encoding CBS domain-containing protein, which translates to MRARDLAAPYPTVHADAPAVDAARILTEAGRPALVVVDDHDHPTAILPASQVLRFVIPRYIQDDPALARVVDEEFADHMCDSLAGKTVAELLPREGPKLVVVEPDDNVIEIAALMAGNRSPLVAVVDGKGSKAPMMGAITVASLLSGLLPERITDPG; encoded by the coding sequence GTGAGAGCCCGCGACCTCGCGGCGCCGTACCCCACGGTGCACGCCGACGCCCCCGCCGTCGACGCGGCCCGCATCCTGACCGAGGCCGGACGGCCCGCCCTGGTCGTGGTTGACGACCACGACCACCCCACCGCGATCCTGCCCGCCTCCCAGGTGCTGCGGTTCGTCATCCCGCGCTACATCCAGGACGACCCTGCGCTGGCACGGGTGGTCGACGAGGAGTTCGCCGACCACATGTGCGACTCACTCGCCGGCAAGACCGTCGCCGAGCTCCTCCCGAGGGAGGGACCGAAGTTGGTCGTCGTCGAACCCGACGACAACGTGATCGAGATCGCCGCCCTGATGGCCGGCAACCGCAGTCCGTTGGTCGCGGTGGTCGACGGCAAGGGCTCGAAGGCGCCGATGATGGGAGCGATCACGGTCGCGAGCCTGCTCTCGGGGCTGCTGCCCGAGCGGATCACCGATCCCGGCTGA
- the nhaA gene encoding Na+/H+ antiporter NhaA translates to MTDPRRPLFARGSFLESSRVAEVLRAESIGGALVIAAALVAFIWANTPWAATYDSFRDLRIGPHALHLDLTLGAWAADGLLAVFFFVAGLELKREFVAGDLRDPRRAALPVAAALGGMLAPAACYVVVNLAGSGDMAGWAVPTATDIAFAVAVLAVISTHLPSGLRTFLLTLAVVDDLLAITVIALFYTDELHASYLLLALVPIAAFGLLVQRRISHPLLLLPLAAVAWALVHASGVHATVAGVLLAFTVPVLHQHRPDERGLAEHIEHLVRPFSAGIAVPVFAFFAAGVGLGGWSGLFDALQDPVALGVIAGLVLGKPIGVLAATWLLHTFTHADLDDELAWADVLGMAMLAGIGFTVSLLIGELAYTDGARAERVKVGVIVGSLVAALLAAVVLRARNRVYRRLCELEAQDSDHDGVPDVFLEDRGSE, encoded by the coding sequence TTGACTGACCCCCGTCGGCCGCTCTTCGCGCGCGGCTCGTTCCTGGAGAGCTCCCGCGTGGCAGAGGTCCTGCGCGCCGAGAGCATCGGCGGCGCGCTGGTCATCGCCGCGGCGCTGGTCGCGTTCATCTGGGCCAACACCCCGTGGGCGGCGACGTACGACTCGTTCCGCGATCTCCGGATCGGCCCGCACGCGCTCCACCTCGACCTCACTCTCGGCGCCTGGGCCGCGGACGGACTCCTTGCCGTGTTCTTCTTCGTCGCGGGCCTGGAGCTCAAGCGCGAGTTCGTCGCCGGCGACCTGCGGGACCCTCGGCGCGCGGCGCTGCCGGTAGCAGCCGCGCTCGGCGGAATGCTGGCCCCCGCGGCCTGCTACGTGGTCGTCAACCTGGCCGGCTCCGGCGACATGGCGGGATGGGCAGTCCCCACCGCGACCGACATCGCCTTCGCGGTGGCGGTGCTCGCGGTCATCAGCACGCACCTGCCGAGCGGGCTGCGGACGTTCCTGCTCACCCTCGCGGTCGTCGACGACCTGCTCGCGATCACGGTGATCGCGCTGTTCTACACCGATGAGCTGCACGCGTCGTACCTCCTGCTCGCGCTGGTGCCGATCGCGGCGTTCGGTCTGCTGGTCCAGCGCCGGATCAGCCATCCCCTGCTCCTGCTTCCGCTGGCGGCCGTCGCCTGGGCGCTGGTGCACGCCTCGGGCGTCCACGCCACCGTGGCTGGGGTGCTGCTCGCCTTCACCGTGCCCGTGCTGCACCAGCACCGGCCGGACGAAAGGGGCCTCGCCGAGCACATCGAGCACCTCGTGCGCCCGTTCTCCGCGGGCATCGCCGTGCCGGTCTTCGCGTTCTTCGCCGCCGGGGTCGGCCTCGGTGGCTGGTCCGGCCTGTTCGACGCGCTGCAGGACCCGGTCGCGCTCGGTGTCATCGCGGGCCTGGTGCTCGGGAAGCCGATCGGCGTCCTGGCGGCGACCTGGTTGCTCCACACCTTCACCCACGCGGACCTCGACGACGAGCTGGCGTGGGCCGACGTGCTCGGGATGGCGATGCTGGCCGGCATCGGCTTCACCGTGTCCTTGCTGATCGGGGAGCTCGCCTACACCGACGGCGCTCGTGCCGAGCGGGTCAAGGTCGGCGTGATCGTCGGGTCCTTGGTCGCCGCCCTGCTCGCGGCGGTCGTGCTCCGGGCCCGCAACCGGGTCTACCGCCGGCTCTGCGAGCTGGAGGCCCAGGACTCCGACCACGACGGGGTGCCCGACGTGTTCCTGGAGGACCGCGGCAGCGAGTGA
- a CDS encoding GTP cyclohydrolase II, with translation MDARIRTELTIPLSLHGFSTVGRVFTFDGLLDGREHLAIGLGSCSAAVRGVPAAEQSPLVRLHSECLTGDVLGSERCDCGPQLHESLARITDEGGYLLYLRQEGRGIGLYEKLDAYTLQDTGLDTYQANLALGHEADERDYTPAAQMLDALGIRRLRLLTNNPDKAAQLEAAGLVIAEQVPTTVHLSDANARYLAAKALRGAHTLDVAVGGRGGGLPDR, from the coding sequence ATGGACGCGCGCATCCGCACCGAGCTCACCATCCCGTTGAGCCTGCACGGGTTCTCGACGGTCGGGCGGGTGTTCACGTTCGACGGGCTGCTCGACGGCCGCGAGCACCTGGCGATCGGGCTCGGGTCGTGCTCGGCGGCGGTGCGCGGAGTGCCCGCGGCCGAGCAGTCGCCCCTGGTGCGCCTGCACAGCGAGTGCCTCACCGGCGACGTCCTCGGCAGCGAGCGTTGCGACTGCGGGCCCCAGCTGCACGAGTCGCTCGCCCGGATCACCGACGAGGGCGGTTACCTGCTCTACCTCCGCCAGGAGGGGCGCGGAATCGGACTCTACGAGAAGCTCGATGCCTACACGCTCCAGGACACCGGGCTGGACACCTACCAGGCCAACCTGGCGCTCGGCCACGAAGCCGACGAGCGCGACTACACACCGGCCGCCCAGATGCTCGATGCCCTCGGCATCCGCCGGCTCCGGCTGCTCACCAACAATCCCGACAAGGCGGCGCAGCTGGAGGCAGCCGGACTGGTGATCGCGGAGCAGGTGCCGACCACCGTGCACCTCTCCGACGCCAACGCCCGCTACCTCGCCGCCAAGGCCCTGCGCGGCGCGCACACCTTGGACGTCGCCGTCGGCGGGAGAGGCGGGGGGCTGCCCGATCGGTAG
- a CDS encoding RibD family protein, which translates to MADRPYTLLSCSMSLDGYLGGATEERLMLSNDADFDRIDEVRAGCDAILVGAATVRKDNPRLLVREARRRSARAAAGLPSSPAKVTVTARGDLDPRANFFTAGDSEKLVYCSSDAVSTARGRLGPVATVIDAGHAPRRMRRVGEDLHDRGIRRLMVEGGGTVHTQFLTGGLADELQLVVAPFFVGDSRARRFVDDGRFPWCSDHRARLVETRAIGDVVLLRYALSDRFAG; encoded by the coding sequence ATGGCTGACCGTCCCTACACCCTGCTGAGCTGCAGCATGTCCCTGGACGGCTACCTCGGCGGCGCGACCGAGGAGCGGCTGATGCTCTCCAACGACGCCGACTTCGACCGGATCGACGAGGTGCGGGCGGGTTGCGACGCGATCCTGGTCGGCGCGGCCACGGTCCGGAAGGACAACCCCCGGCTGCTGGTGCGCGAGGCCAGGCGCCGCAGCGCGCGGGCCGCCGCCGGCCTGCCCAGCTCCCCGGCGAAGGTGACGGTCACCGCGCGCGGCGACCTCGACCCGCGCGCCAACTTCTTCACCGCGGGCGACAGCGAGAAGCTGGTCTACTGCAGCAGCGACGCGGTGTCGACCGCCCGGGGTCGGCTCGGTCCGGTGGCGACGGTGATCGACGCCGGCCACGCCCCGCGTCGGATGCGCCGGGTGGGCGAGGACCTGCACGACCGCGGCATCCGGCGGCTGATGGTCGAGGGCGGAGGAACCGTCCACACCCAGTTCCTGACCGGTGGCCTGGCCGACGAGCTGCAGCTGGTCGTCGCGCCGTTCTTCGTGGGCGACTCCCGCGCCCGCCGGTTCGTCGACGACGGGCGATTCCCGTGGTGCTCGGACCACCGGGCGCGGCTGGTCGAGACCCGCGCGATCGGCGACGTCGTACTCCTGCGCTACGCGCTCTCCGACCGGTTCGCGGGCTGA
- a CDS encoding lysylphosphatidylglycerol synthase transmembrane domain-containing protein translates to MNRWARVRLMGGVLILGVLAVRLGAEPFVEGIRSTDATTLVVALAVTAATTWCCAWRWSLLAARLDVAVPVRTAYRRYYRSQLLNATLPGGVLGDVHRGIDHGRSAGALGRGLRSVLWDRTSGQAVQVALALAALLLLPAAVRAEAGWLLLAVATVLVVVAAALPARVRRAVAAELRAVVAARAVLPRVVLASALAAVGHVVVLVVVARSVGVTAPLPELVALSLVVLVASALPLSVAGWGPREGAAAWLFGAAGLGVDTGVSVAVAFGVVSLVATLPGMLTLAGGTPPTTRSPDSTPEEAVHG, encoded by the coding sequence ATGAACCGCTGGGCACGCGTGCGGCTGATGGGCGGCGTGCTGATCCTGGGAGTCCTCGCCGTGCGGCTCGGCGCGGAGCCCTTCGTCGAGGGCATCCGCTCCACCGACGCGACCACGCTCGTGGTCGCGCTCGCCGTGACCGCGGCCACCACGTGGTGCTGCGCCTGGCGGTGGAGCCTGCTGGCCGCGCGGCTCGACGTCGCGGTGCCGGTGCGGACGGCGTACCGCCGTTACTACCGGTCCCAGCTCCTCAACGCGACGCTTCCCGGCGGCGTCCTCGGCGACGTCCACCGCGGCATCGACCACGGCCGCTCGGCGGGCGCGCTCGGCCGGGGGCTCCGGTCGGTGCTGTGGGACCGGACGTCCGGCCAGGCGGTCCAGGTCGCCCTCGCGCTGGCCGCCCTGCTCCTGCTTCCCGCCGCGGTCCGGGCGGAGGCCGGGTGGCTGCTGCTCGCGGTCGCGACCGTGCTCGTCGTGGTCGCCGCCGCATTGCCCGCACGGGTACGCCGCGCGGTCGCCGCCGAGCTGCGCGCGGTGGTCGCCGCACGCGCGGTGCTCCCCCGCGTGGTGCTGGCCTCCGCGCTGGCAGCCGTGGGTCACGTGGTGGTGCTCGTCGTCGTCGCCCGCTCGGTCGGCGTCACCGCACCGCTGCCCGAGCTGGTCGCGCTCAGCCTGGTCGTGCTCGTCGCGTCCGCGCTGCCACTGTCGGTCGCGGGGTGGGGCCCGCGCGAGGGCGCGGCGGCGTGGCTCTTCGGTGCGGCCGGTCTCGGCGTCGACACGGGGGTCAGCGTGGCGGTCGCCTTCGGCGTGGTGTCGCTCGTGGCCACGCTGCCCGGCATGCTCACCCTCGCCGGGGGTACTCCACCCACGACCCGGTCCCCGGATTCCACACCCGAGGAGGCCGTCCATGGCTGA
- a CDS encoding glycosyltransferase family 4 protein, which yields MTCAPIEFVVPAGIDDPARPSGGNHYDRRVIESLTAMDREVHEHRVGDVADLGPLLAGLPDGAVVVLDGLLGSAAPGALEPVSGRLRVVVLLHMPFAEAATDESVRRSERAALAAASGVVTTSDWARGWVVRHHGLPTDRVSVAKPGVDPAPVSWAFPPGGRLMCLAAVTQDKGHDTLVAALAQIADLDWVLTCVGATDLEPDFVAELADTAQGAGIGDRVEFTGPLTGDPLGFALDNADLLVSASRRESFGMAVTEALARGVPVVVTDVGGHSEAVGGTTAGERAGVLVPPDDPDRLAAALRCWLTDRDHRERLRAAARDRRTTLASWEDTARLLAAVVDATPLEPIVVRDTTRAAR from the coding sequence GTGACCTGCGCGCCGATCGAGTTCGTCGTACCAGCGGGGATCGACGACCCGGCGCGCCCCAGCGGCGGCAACCACTACGACCGTCGGGTGATCGAGTCGCTGACCGCGATGGACAGGGAGGTCCACGAGCACCGGGTCGGGGACGTGGCGGACCTCGGCCCGCTGCTGGCCGGCCTTCCCGACGGCGCGGTGGTGGTTCTCGACGGCCTGCTGGGGTCGGCCGCACCCGGCGCCCTCGAGCCGGTCTCCGGGCGGCTCCGCGTCGTCGTGCTCCTGCACATGCCGTTCGCCGAGGCCGCCACCGACGAGTCGGTACGACGCTCGGAGCGCGCCGCCCTCGCCGCCGCGTCCGGCGTCGTCACGACCAGCGACTGGGCCCGGGGGTGGGTGGTCCGCCACCACGGGCTGCCGACAGATCGGGTCAGCGTCGCCAAGCCCGGCGTCGACCCGGCTCCCGTCTCCTGGGCGTTCCCTCCCGGCGGGCGGCTGATGTGCCTGGCGGCGGTGACCCAGGACAAGGGCCACGACACCCTGGTCGCGGCCCTGGCCCAGATCGCGGACCTCGACTGGGTCCTCACCTGCGTCGGCGCGACCGACCTGGAGCCGGACTTCGTGGCCGAGCTGGCCGACACCGCCCAGGGGGCCGGGATCGGCGACCGCGTCGAGTTCACCGGACCCCTGACCGGCGACCCGCTCGGGTTCGCCCTCGACAACGCGGACCTGCTGGTCTCGGCCTCGCGCCGGGAGTCCTTCGGGATGGCGGTGACCGAGGCGCTCGCGCGCGGCGTGCCGGTCGTGGTGACCGACGTCGGCGGTCACAGCGAGGCGGTCGGTGGGACCACGGCCGGCGAGCGGGCCGGCGTGCTGGTGCCGCCCGACGACCCCGACCGCCTCGCCGCCGCCCTGCGCTGCTGGCTGACCGACCGAGACCACCGGGAGCGGCTGCGCGCGGCCGCACGGGACCGGCGCACCACCCTCGCCTCCTGGGAGGACACCGCGCGCCTGCTGGCCGCGGTTGTCGACGCGACCCCGCTGGAACCGATCGTGGTTCGCGACACCACGCGAGCCGCCCGATGA
- a CDS encoding 6-pyruvoyl trahydropterin synthase family protein encodes MTTSPEFRVTVRDHMMVAHSLRGEVFGPAQQLHGATFVVDATFVADDLDGSGIVVDIGRAAEQLKAVLADLTYRNLDAVEALAGLTTTTEVLARLVADRLAERAQAGQLGRPADQLSGVEVTLRESHVAWASYRRPL; translated from the coding sequence ATGACGACGAGTCCTGAGTTCCGGGTGACCGTGCGCGACCACATGATGGTCGCCCACAGCCTGCGCGGCGAGGTCTTCGGACCCGCGCAGCAGCTGCACGGCGCGACGTTCGTCGTCGACGCGACGTTCGTCGCGGACGACCTGGACGGCTCGGGAATCGTGGTCGACATCGGGAGGGCCGCCGAGCAGCTCAAGGCGGTGCTCGCCGACCTCACCTACCGCAACCTCGACGCCGTCGAGGCGCTGGCAGGCCTCACCACCACGACCGAGGTGCTCGCCCGGCTGGTCGCCGACCGGCTCGCGGAGCGCGCACAGGCCGGTCAGCTCGGCCGGCCGGCGGACCAGCTGTCGGGCGTCGAGGTCACCTTGCGGGAGTCCCACGTCGCGTGGGCCAGCTACCGGCGGCCGTTGTGA